In the genome of Candidatus Margulisiibacteriota bacterium, the window GTCGCTTTATCCAGTTCCTGGATCTTGGCGGTCAGCATGATGATCGGGATATGGCTGTAATTCTCATCGAATTTTAGCATACGGGCGACCGTGTAGCCATCCATTTTCGGCAGCATGACATCGAGGAGGATAAGATCGGGGTTCTCGCCGCGGGCTTTTTCCAACGCCGCCTGCCCGTCCGCGGCCTTGATCACCGCGTACCCCTGGGACTCGAGCATCAGGGTAAGCAGTGAAACCACGTCGAGCTCGTCGTCAACGACCAATATTTTTTTTACCGCAACTTCTGCCATTATCAACGCGTTTGATTATAACACATGTGTTACAATAGGAACAATGAGAACGGAACGGGCGGTCTTAGTCGGGGTCGAGATCGGGCGGGAGGCGCCGGCCCTCGAGGAATTGGCCCGGCTGGCCGACACGGCCGGGGCGGACACTGTCGCCACCCTCACCCAAAAAAGGGAGCGCCCGGACCCAAAATATTTCATCGGCTCGGGTAAAATAGAGGAGCTGAAAGCGCTGGCCGCCGAACACCGGGCCAACCTGGCTATTTTCGACCATCCCCTCTCCCCCTCCCAGACCAGGAACATCGAGGACTCGAGCGGCCTCAAGGTCATCGACCGGACCGAGCTGATCCTCGACATTTTCGCCCAGCACGCCCGGTCGCGTGAAGGAAAACTCCAGGTCGAGCTGGCCCAGTCAACTTTTCTGCTGACCCGGCTCGGCGGACGCGGTGTGATGATGTCGCGGCTCGGCGGCGGGATCGCCACCCGCGGCCCGGGCGAGACCAGACTGGAATACGACCGGCGCCACATCCGCGCCAAGATCTGCGCGCTCAAAAAGCAGATCGATAAGGTCCGGCAGGAACGCCAGGTCAAGCGGGAACGGCGGCGCCAGGCGCGCATCCCCACCGTCGCCCTCGTCGGTTACACCAACTCCGGCAAATCGACCCTGCTTAACGCGCTGACCAAAGCCGGGGTCTTGACGGAAGACAAACTTTTCGCCACGCTTGACCCGACGGTGCGCCGGTTGTATCTTCCCTCCGGCCGCGTCGTTCTGTTGACCGATACCGTCGGTTTTATCCAGAAACTCCCCCACCAGCTGGTCGCCGCCTTCCAGGCGACGCTGGAAGAAGTGAGCGAAGCCGACCTCTTGCTCCATGTCATTGACGCCGCCCATCAAGGTTATGAACAACAGATCAGCGCCGTTTACGAGGTTTTAGAGGAATTGCACAGTATCGCCAAGCCGCTCATCTCTATCTTCAATAAGGCGGACCAGCTGGAGAAAAAGCTAAGCAAGAAGACGTTGGCTAAATATAAACCGGCGGTCGTCATTTCCGCCCTGCGGGGCGAAGGCTTAAAGGAATTATTGGCTACAATCGACGCCCAACTGCCGCCGCCACTGCCAACTCACCCGCTAGCGCAAAACTGACCCCCCTCTCTTAGAAAGAGAGGGTTGGGAAGGTTTCAAGTAAACTCTTAAGGCATCTAATGATATTCTTAACTGATCGATTATTTCCGCATTACGAAAACGGACAATGCTTAGGCCTAAACTTTTAAGGACATATTCCCTGGCCTCATCATAATCTTTTTGTTGCTCATGTACGCCTCCGTCAACTTCGATGACCAATTTAGCTTCATGACAATAAAAGTCAGCGATCAAAAACCGTTCCCTCCCCTGCCACTCAAAAACAATCGGATGCTGCCGCAAAAACTTTTTTCCTGATAACTTCCTATCTTTTAGCGCTCTCCATAAGACTTTTTCAGCCTCGGTTTGGTCCTTTCTCAGGCTACGGACGGTTTGTTTCACCAGATTGCTTAAACGTTGTCGCATAATGATTGATCGTTCGTACTAATTTAATTAACAAAAAAAACGATTGTTTAACGGAATTGAAGCTTTTATACCCCCTCTCTTTTTAAGAGAGGGGGATGGGGGGTGAGTTAAAGGGTTCGCCCAACTGCCGCCGCCACTGCCTTCAACTCGGTCATCAACTTCTGGAACGTATCCGGTTTAAGCGACTGCGCTCCGTCGCTCATCGCTTCGTCCGGCCGCGGGTGGACCTCGATCATCAAACCATCCGCACCGGCCGCGATCCCCGCTTTGGCCATGGCCGGGACCAGGTCCCATTCACCTGTCCCGTGGCTGGGGTCGACAATGATCGGCAGATGGGTCAATTTTTTCACGACCGGAACGGCGTTGAGATCGAGGGTATTTCTGGTCGCCGTTTCAAATGTCCTGATCCCGCGCTCACACAAGACAACCTGTTTGTTCCCCTCCGAGAGGATATATTCAGCCGACATCAGCCACTCCTGAATAGTTGAGCCGGGACCTCGTTTCAGCAAGATCGGCTTTTTGGTTTTGCCAACTTCTTTCAATAAATTAAAATTAGCCATATTCCGCGCGCCGATCTGCAGCATATCCGCGTACCTGGCGACCAATTCCACGTCGCGAGTGTCCATGACCTCGGTGACGAAAGGAAGTCCGGTCTTCTCACGCGCCTGGGCCATGAACTTTAAGCCCTGCTCCCCCAGGCCCTGAAAAGCATAGGGGGAAGTCCGCGGTTTGAAAGCGCCGCCGCGCAGAACGGAAGCACCTGCCCGCTTGACCACCTCCGCGACTTCCAGGAACTCCTTTTCCCCTTCCACCGAACACGGACCGGCCATCACCACGAGCTTTTGGCCGGCGCCGATCTTCACGCCACCAGCTAACTCAACGATCGTATCCGCTTTTTGGAATTCGCGACTGACCATTTTGTAAGGCTTGCGGATGGGGACGATCTCGGAAACGCCCGGCATCATTTGGATGGATTCGAGCTGGATCGCTGATTTGTCGCCGATCGCGCCGATCACGGCGCGTTCCGCTCCCTGGGAAAGATGAACGCCGAAACCGTGCTTTTTCAGCCTCGCCGAGACCAGGTCGATCTGCTCCTGGCTCGCGTCCGGCTTCATGATGATGATCACCTTCGGCTACCTCCTAAGATTCTTGGCTTCGCGCAAATAGACGTGGCGCATGGCCGTCTGCGGCCGGTCGGTGTTAACGTGCAAGAGAACACGGACGCAGAGCGGCAAACTGCCGGGGACGTCAATCTCGTTGCCGCAGAGAAGCGGCGTATCGTGCCAGCCGATCTCCCGGGCGGCGACCGCCGGGAACTCGGCGTTCAGATCGCGGGTGGTGGAGAAAAGAGCCGAGGCAATCTCGGCCACCTCTAAACCGTTCTCCACAACCAGTGCCTGCAGCAACTCCCTGGTCGCGCTGATGATCTCCCCTTTATCGTTTCTGGGAACGGTGATCGCCCCGCGAATACCTCTGACTGCCATAATAACTAAATGTTAGCAAAATTTACCGAGGTAAGCAAGATACTCCTGCTCCAGCTCGGCCAGCAGGATGGCCAAGCACTCGTCCAGCTGATGGTTTTTTCCAGTCAGAGCGAAAAGACTGGTCGCGTTCTCCCCCACTGCCGCGGGTAAGGTATTAATATTAACACCAAGACCGATGATCAGGTGTCCGGAAGGGAGTCGTTCGGTCAAGATCCCGCTGATCTTCCGGCCGTGGACCAGGACATCGTTTGGCCATTTGACGACCGCTCCGGCGCAACCCAACTTTTCGAGAAATTTGCGGACCGCCAGGGCGCCGACCAGAGTGACCTGGGCCAGTTCGTTCGGATTACGAAAAGGTTTGAGGACGACCGAAAAGTAAAGATTACCAACGGGTGAATGCCAGCGGCTCCCCGGTTTGCCCCGGCCGGCCGTTTGCCGTCCGGCCACGACGACCAAACCTTCACCCGCGCCGAGCTTGACCTGGCGGCGCGCTTCGTCGCTGGTCGAATCTATTTCCGGCAGGCGGATGATCTGGCGGCCGAGGATCAAAAGCGGTAGAGCAGGCCGACCGCGGCCAGGTCGGAGGTGTCGCCGCTCAACTTGTCCTGGTAAACGCGGTAGGCGGCGTCAAAGTTAACGTTCGGGGCGAGATTATAGGAGATCCCGCCCTGCCCGGTCGCCCGCGCTCGGCTCCCCTCATATTTGAAGTCGCCGTTCAAACGGACATCGCCTTTACCGATCAATTTAACCTTATCGGAAACCGACTGGACCAACTGGCCGCCGAAATTGACGGTCCCGTTCTCCAGCGGCCGGTCAAAATTATCATAACCGGCCAGGTCGAATTGCTCGCCGGCAAAACGCCCGTCAATATAAGCCGAACCGACCTTGGCCGCCCGGACCATCATCACGGTCCCGGTCTCCCACGGGTCGTTCAAAGAGACACTGCCGGCGACCATCATCTGGCTCGAGCTCTTACCCAAGCCGACGGTCGTCTGCGCCTGGGCTTTCTCGCCGAGCGGCGCCAGCAGGTCGATCTTCGCCTTGATGCTCCGGTCACTGGTGGAAAGGAGTCCGCGCGAAACGTAATCGCCGGTCAGGTCAACCTTGAAGTCCCTGACCAGGAGGAAACGGTCGAACTTATAGCTGATCGCTCCGGTCAGCCAGCTGGTGTTGATCCGGCCGGAAAGGTCGAGCGTCCGGTTCTGCAATGAATAATAGCCGGTGGTCACTTCGGCGCCGAACAGTTTTGTTCTTGCTTCGATCCCGGTGTCCGGGCGGAGATAAGTAACCCCGACCTCGCTGGAAAAAGCGCCGGTCGGATCAAAGGCATGCTGTTTGGGTCCCGGGCCATAGGTCAATTTCAGATGGACGGGCGCCTTGAGGTTCCAATCGGAAAGGTCCAATTTTAAATTTGATTCGATATCGAACAATTCCGAAGCGAGCAGTCCGCGCCCCGGGATAGCCGCCGAGCCGTCGTCATAGTAGCCGTAATCCATCGTATCAAGATTGATCTTGAGGTCGGCCCCTTCGCCCAGCTCCTTGGCCGTCTTGACGACCAGCCGGTAATCGGCCAGTCCGGTGCGCGGCGCGCCGGCCGACGAAAGGATATTCCCCATCTTCCAGTCCCCCTGGTAAGTACCAGCGACCGCCATTTCCCCCTGCGGCTTCTTGAGGTCGGCGATCTGATCGCGTAATGCCTTGATCTCGCCCTTGATATCTTCGCCGCCGAGCGACTTGGCCAATTTCGAGAGAAAAATAGCGGTCTCAAAGCGGTTGATCGGTTTGTTGCCGCGGAAAGTTCCGTCGGGATACCCTTTCGTCACGCCGAGGCGGACCAGGTCGTAGACCGCCGAGGCCGCCCAGTGGTCGTCTGGAACATCCTTGAGCCGTAAAGGAACGGCCGTAGCTTCCCCACTCTGGGCCAAGGCCGGCCAGGCTAGACAAAAAGTTAAGAGCAATAGCGTTATTTTCTTCATTTTACCGCCAATAAAATTATATCAATTCCCATGTCAAAGTCAACCTCCTCACCCTATCCTTGCCAAAGCACCTTCCCCGCCCTCATCCGTGGCGTTGAGGATTCGTACCTTCTCCCAGAGGGAGAAGGTGTCTCGCTAAAGCAACCATGCTTGGCACCCTCTCCCTCTGGGAGAGGGTGAGAGTCCTCAACGTTAGCGGGTGAGGGAAAGGTGAGGATCAGTTAACCCAAGTGCATTTCCTCTGCTAACTGTTCCGTCCCCAACTGAATTTCTGGGTTAAAAGCAATCCCCTTTCTAACTTTAATGAATAATTGCGCCGCTTTAGCCGCCACTCCAAATGATAAAGCCAGCAGGAGGAGATCGGTCACCAGCAACGGGTAATTTCCCCCGGGAATATATTTAGTGAACAGCAACAGGAGCAAGGAAGCGAAGGTCGTCGCCAGCATAAAGAGGGCCGGGATGATAGTGAACCAGGCGGGGCGTCCGCGGACGATCAGCCAGGCCGAGATTGAGATCAGGGTGAGCGCCGCCAGGAGCTGGTTCCCCGTGCCAAAGATCGGCCAGATCGTAATGTAGGCATTAGTGGAAGCGAGGCCAAGCATCAGAGTGACCGAGAGGAAAGAATTAAAAAGATAAGACTTGAGAATGCGCGGTGGTTTTTTGAACACCGCCCCCCACAATTCCTCGAAAAGATAACGGTTCAAGCGGACCGACACGTCGAGCGTGGTGACGACGAATCCTTCCAGCATCAGGATACCAAAGATCGTGCCAAAGACCTGGGGGATTCCCAGGCTCAAGTTCAACAAATTACCGGTGGCCAGGGAAAAGGCGAGGACCGGGTTAGACTGGTCGAGCTGGGCGGGAAAAACCAAACTGATATACTCCGGGAAGCGCAGGCCGGCGCCGACGACGATGACGACGCAAACCGCCAGGACCGCTTCCAGGAGCATCGCGCCGTAAGCGACCGGCAAAATATCGCGCTCGCTCTTGACCTGCTTGCCCGAAGTGCCGCCGGAAACCAGCGCGTGGAAACCGGAGATCGCCCCGCAGGCGACGGTAATAAAGAGGACCGGCCAGACGGAGCCGAGGGCGGGATGAGCCGAGGCCGCGGCCAGGTTGAAGGCCGGGGCGTTCAAAGTCACCCCTTTCAATCCGGCGACGACGATCCCCAGCAACAGGGCGGCGATACCGGCGTACAATATTTGGACGTTAATGAAGTCGCGCGGCTGGAGGATGACCCAGACCGGGATCCAGGCGGCGATAAAAGTATAAATGGTGATCAAGACCATCCAGACCCGGGGATCAAAAGTGATTGGCAGGAGAAAACCGAGATAGATCGAGAGGACCGCCACCACAGTTGCCGCCCCCGTCAACCACCAGACGCTGGTTTTTCTGACATAGAGGAAATAACCGAGGAGCGGAGCAAAGAGGGTCATGATGATGACCGAGGTCGAAGCGATCCCGCCGATCTTCCCCTTAATGACCCCATTATCAACGACCGTATGAAGAAGCGTTTGGTCCGCCGGGAGCTGCAGGGTCGCCAGCGGGGCGAGCGAGGTCAGGGCCTTGGTGGTCAAACCGAGAAAAGCGGCCGTGACCAAAACGATCATGATAATAGTGAAAGAGATGAACAGGATAAAGCCGCTCCGCCCCAGGGTCCGGCCGGCCACCTCGGCCATCGACTTCCCCCCCTCGCGGACCGAGACAAAGAGAGCGGTAAAGTCATGGACCGCGCCAATGAAAACTGCGCCGACCAGGATCCAGAGCCAGACCGGAACATAACCAAAAAGGAGCGCGACCGTCGGGCCGACGATCGGCCCCGCCCCGGCGATCGCCGCGAAATGATGGGCAAAGATGACCGCCGGCTGGGTCGGAACAAAGTCACGGTCATCGCGGTAGAGAACCGCCGGCGTTGGCCGGTAGGCATCAAGCTTGAGCGCCCGGCCAATATAGTTGGCGTAAAAGAAATACGCCAAACCAAAAAGCGGGAGCGAGATCAGCAAGACAACCAAGACGTTCATTATTGTCCTCCCCTAGAAACTGACCGCTGACGCTACCCCGAGCGCCTGCGAGTAGGTCGCGGCCCGATAGCCCTGGTAAACGAGCTCAAAGGTTTGCGCGGCCGAGACTTTGCAGCCCAGGCGGAATTCCCCGGTCACGACCTCGCCCGGAAGGGTGTAATCCCCCGTCAATTTACTATAAAGATCAAAAGGCAAAACGATGTTGAATTGCCCGCCGACACTGGTAGTACCGTCAGAAATGTTCCGGTCAAAAAGATCAAAAATATTGTAACTGAACTGTTGGCGGTACTGGCTGCCGACTTTCTGGGCGACCAGGCGGAAGCTATCGCCGAACGCCAGCATCCCTTTGGCATATAAACCGTGCGGCAGGTCGGTCGTCTTGGCGGCGCCGACCAGGAGCTGGCCGAATTTATTTTCCGCCGACAGCTCCAGGCAGATGTCACGTCCCCCCTCGTTAGCCTGGAACCATCTCGGGTTCAGAGAAAAACTGAACAAGGGATAACGTTGGGTCAGCTTGGGACTGAACTCGGCCAAGGTAACCGCCCCCGAGGCGGCTGTCGACCGGGAGAGATAATCAAGCGCCAGATCGGTCTTCCCCTGCGTAAAATAGTAGCCGACCGACCGCCGCGGGCGGCGGTATTTCTCGGCCGATTCCCAGGGAAAGAGACCAGGATCGAGGTGGGCGACATCGCCCGGCCCCACTGACATTTTGAGCGTCCCGCCGCCGAGCTTGACCCGTCCTTCAAAATCGAGCAGTTCCCTGGTCAGTTCGCGGGCGCCGTTATCAAACCCGCCATCCATGGTGTCCAGACCGGCCTTAATGGTGGCCAGGTCGCCGAATTTCTTCTCTATTTTAGTCCGGAGACGGTAATCGGCCGCGCTCCCGACCTCACCCTGGCGCCAGCGCGCGTCAACTCGCCCGGACAGAGTAGTGTCCTTCTCCCGCCCGGCCCGGACCCCGGCGACCTCGCTCTTCAGCTCCTCGATCAGTTTCTCGTTGGCCCCTTGCCGGCGGCGAAAGGATTCAGTGAGCTTGGTAATGAAAGCGGCGATCTCAAAGCGGGTCATCGCTTGCCGGCCGCGGTAAGTCCCATCGGGGAAACCATCGGTCACTCCGCGGCGGACCAGGTCGTAAACGGCGTCATAGGCGTAATGCCCCTCCGGCACGTCGCGCAGGTAATTTTCTTGCGCCCAAGCGGGGGAAGTCCACGGACCGAAGACTAATATAAAAAAACTAAATAAAGCTAAATATTTCACGCGCGATTTCTAATGCCGCTTGGGGACGGCTGACCCGGGCCACGTTCTTTTTCAATTCCTCAAATTCGTCGGTCTCCCGCAATTCCTTGACCAGCTCGACTACCCGGTGCGGGTCCCGGCTGACCCGGCCGACATTCTCGCGGACGACAAATTCCACGTTCCCCTCTTCCTGTCCGGGGAGCCACGAGGTGATGATGATCGGCAGGTTCATCGCCAGCGCCTCGGCAATGGTGCCGGGCCCGGCCTTGGTGATGATCAGGTCGGACTCGCTCATCAATTCGTAAACCTGGTTGGTAAAACCGAAGACCCGCAGCGGGAAACCGAACTTCTTGGCTTCTTTTTTCAAGCGGGTCTCGAGGGCTTTGTTCCGGCCGGTGATAACAATGATCTGGCCGTCAAAACCGGTCCGCCCGAACTCG includes:
- a CDS encoding response regulator, producing MAEVAVKKILVVDDELDVVSLLTLMLESQGYAVIKAADGQAALEKARGENPDLILLDVMLPKMDGYTVARMLKFDENYSHIPIIMLTAKIQELDKATGLEMGAGDYLTKPFDAAVLLAKVRERLEKKD
- the hflX gene encoding GTPase HflX produces the protein MRTERAVLVGVEIGREAPALEELARLADTAGADTVATLTQKRERPDPKYFIGSGKIEELKALAAEHRANLAIFDHPLSPSQTRNIEDSSGLKVIDRTELILDIFAQHARSREGKLQVELAQSTFLLTRLGGRGVMMSRLGGGIATRGPGETRLEYDRRHIRAKICALKKQIDKVRQERQVKRERRRQARIPTVALVGYTNSGKSTLLNALTKAGVLTEDKLFATLDPTVRRLYLPSGRVVLLTDTVGFIQKLPHQLVAAFQATLEEVSEADLLLHVIDAAHQGYEQQISAVYEVLEELHSIAKPLISIFNKADQLEKKLSKKTLAKYKPAVVISALRGEGLKELLATIDAQLPPPLPTHPLAQN
- a CDS encoding endonuclease domain-containing protein, which encodes MRQRLSNLVKQTVRSLRKDQTEAEKVLWRALKDRKLSGKKFLRQHPIVFEWQGRERFLIADFYCHEAKLVIEVDGGVHEQQKDYDEAREYVLKSLGLSIVRFRNAEIIDQLRISLDALRVYLKPSQPSLSKRGGSVLR
- the aroF gene encoding 3-deoxy-7-phosphoheptulonate synthase, which encodes MIIIMKPDASQEQIDLVSARLKKHGFGVHLSQGAERAVIGAIGDKSAIQLESIQMMPGVSEIVPIRKPYKMVSREFQKADTIVELAGGVKIGAGQKLVVMAGPCSVEGEKEFLEVAEVVKRAGASVLRGGAFKPRTSPYAFQGLGEQGLKFMAQAREKTGLPFVTEVMDTRDVELVARYADMLQIGARNMANFNLLKEVGKTKKPILLKRGPGSTIQEWLMSAEYILSEGNKQVVLCERGIRTFETATRNTLDLNAVPVVKKLTHLPIIVDPSHGTGEWDLVPAMAKAGIAAGADGLMIEVHPRPDEAMSDGAQSLKPDTFQKLMTELKAVAAAVGRTL
- the aroH gene encoding chorismate mutase; this encodes MAVRGIRGAITVPRNDKGEIISATRELLQALVVENGLEVAEIASALFSTTRDLNAEFPAVAAREIGWHDTPLLCGNEIDVPGSLPLCVRVLLHVNTDRPQTAMRHVYLREAKNLRR
- a CDS encoding biotin--[acetyl-CoA-carboxylase] ligase; its protein translation is MILGRQIIRLPEIDSTSDEARRQVKLGAGEGLVVVAGRQTAGRGKPGSRWHSPVGNLYFSVVLKPFRNPNELAQVTLVGALAVRKFLEKLGCAGAVVKWPNDVLVHGRKISGILTERLPSGHLIIGLGVNINTLPAAVGENATSLFALTGKNHQLDECLAILLAELEQEYLAYLGKFC
- a CDS encoding S-layer homology domain-containing protein, with protein sequence MKKITLLLLTFCLAWPALAQSGEATAVPLRLKDVPDDHWAASAVYDLVRLGVTKGYPDGTFRGNKPINRFETAIFLSKLAKSLGGEDIKGEIKALRDQIADLKKPQGEMAVAGTYQGDWKMGNILSSAGAPRTGLADYRLVVKTAKELGEGADLKINLDTMDYGYYDDGSAAIPGRGLLASELFDIESNLKLDLSDWNLKAPVHLKLTYGPGPKQHAFDPTGAFSSEVGVTYLRPDTGIEARTKLFGAEVTTGYYSLQNRTLDLSGRINTSWLTGAISYKFDRFLLVRDFKVDLTGDYVSRGLLSTSDRSIKAKIDLLAPLGEKAQAQTTVGLGKSSSQMMVAGSVSLNDPWETGTVMMVRAAKVGSAYIDGRFAGEQFDLAGYDNFDRPLENGTVNFGGQLVQSVSDKVKLIGKGDVRLNGDFKYEGSRARATGQGGISYNLAPNVNFDAAYRVYQDKLSGDTSDLAAVGLLYRF
- a CDS encoding carbon starvation CstA family protein — translated: MNVLVVLLISLPLFGLAYFFYANYIGRALKLDAYRPTPAVLYRDDRDFVPTQPAVIFAHHFAAIAGAGPIVGPTVALLFGYVPVWLWILVGAVFIGAVHDFTALFVSVREGGKSMAEVAGRTLGRSGFILFISFTIIMIVLVTAAFLGLTTKALTSLAPLATLQLPADQTLLHTVVDNGVIKGKIGGIASTSVIIMTLFAPLLGYFLYVRKTSVWWLTGAATVVAVLSIYLGFLLPITFDPRVWMVLITIYTFIAAWIPVWVILQPRDFINVQILYAGIAALLLGIVVAGLKGVTLNAPAFNLAAASAHPALGSVWPVLFITVACGAISGFHALVSGGTSGKQVKSERDILPVAYGAMLLEAVLAVCVVIVVGAGLRFPEYISLVFPAQLDQSNPVLAFSLATGNLLNLSLGIPQVFGTIFGILMLEGFVVTTLDVSVRLNRYLFEELWGAVFKKPPRILKSYLFNSFLSVTLMLGLASTNAYITIWPIFGTGNQLLAALTLISISAWLIVRGRPAWFTIIPALFMLATTFASLLLLLFTKYIPGGNYPLLVTDLLLLALSFGVAAKAAQLFIKVRKGIAFNPEIQLGTEQLAEEMHLG
- a CDS encoding S-layer homology domain-containing protein, with amino-acid sequence MKYLALFSFFILVFGPWTSPAWAQENYLRDVPEGHYAYDAVYDLVRRGVTDGFPDGTYRGRQAMTRFEIAAFITKLTESFRRRQGANEKLIEELKSEVAGVRAGREKDTTLSGRVDARWRQGEVGSAADYRLRTKIEKKFGDLATIKAGLDTMDGGFDNGARELTRELLDFEGRVKLGGGTLKMSVGPGDVAHLDPGLFPWESAEKYRRPRRSVGYYFTQGKTDLALDYLSRSTAASGAVTLAEFSPKLTQRYPLFSFSLNPRWFQANEGGRDICLELSAENKFGQLLVGAAKTTDLPHGLYAKGMLAFGDSFRLVAQKVGSQYRQQFSYNIFDLFDRNISDGTTSVGGQFNIVLPFDLYSKLTGDYTLPGEVVTGEFRLGCKVSAAQTFELVYQGYRAATYSQALGVASAVSF